The following coding sequences lie in one Myxococcus xanthus genomic window:
- a CDS encoding glycosyltransferase has product MKLSGYVLHRNNRDTLEPCLRGLLALCDDVVALDSGATDGSAELVRSLGARSVSHAWRGYGAARAAAVNALAPCDYVFFLDSDELLGPEAVETLRAWKASSPTEAVYRLPRRDWAELGTHRFRYRTQWRARLVRRDKAVWRPEQIVHEALPKLAGGRVRAFIEHRFATSVEYRAQKEDRYALLWALRAHAEQRGLKPVGVQRLASWARDCLLKGALWRGGAEASHLAWAVAGYHATKYAYLRELRQGRYPELVRLYAEGHYDALFARVRDGALG; this is encoded by the coding sequence ATGAAGCTGAGCGGATACGTCCTGCACCGGAACAACCGGGACACGCTGGAGCCGTGCCTGCGCGGGCTGCTGGCGCTCTGCGATGACGTGGTGGCGCTGGACTCCGGGGCCACGGATGGCTCAGCGGAGCTGGTGCGTTCGCTGGGCGCGCGCTCCGTGTCCCATGCGTGGCGGGGCTACGGCGCCGCGCGCGCGGCCGCGGTGAATGCCCTGGCGCCCTGTGACTACGTCTTCTTCCTCGACTCGGACGAGCTGCTGGGACCCGAGGCGGTGGAGACGCTGCGGGCGTGGAAGGCCTCTTCGCCCACGGAGGCCGTGTACCGGCTGCCCCGCCGCGACTGGGCCGAGCTGGGGACGCACCGCTTCCGCTACCGGACGCAGTGGCGAGCGCGGCTGGTGCGCCGGGACAAGGCCGTGTGGCGGCCGGAGCAGATTGTCCACGAGGCCCTGCCGAAGCTGGCGGGCGGACGCGTCCGCGCCTTCATCGAGCACCGCTTCGCCACGTCGGTGGAGTACCGCGCGCAGAAGGAGGACCGCTATGCCTTGCTGTGGGCCCTGCGCGCCCATGCCGAGCAGCGCGGCCTCAAGCCCGTGGGCGTGCAACGCCTGGCGTCCTGGGCGCGCGACTGTCTGCTGAAGGGCGCGCTGTGGCGCGGCGGCGCGGAGGCCTCCCACCTGGCATGGGCGGTCGCGGGTTACCACGCCACGAAGTACGCGTACCTGCGCGAGCTGCGCCAGGGCCGCTACCCGGAGTTGGTGCGGCTCTACGCGGAAGGCCACTACGACGCGCTGTTCGCGCGCGTGCGCGACGGCGCGCTGGGCTGA
- a CDS encoding HAD family hydrolase — MAQVKAVLLDLGNVLVFHDNTLLFSRLGARAGLEAAEVARRLTGAGWTDANRGVLGAEGIRQDVCRALDVDLPMAVFAPLWSSHFTLHDAVLPRVESLLGRVRVGLVSNTNALHVAYLRPLLPVLQRFDSVVMSCEVGHVKPEPDIFRLALAGVGCAPEEAVFFDDLPEFVQAAEAVGIQGRLFTTADAFDAQLKALGL; from the coding sequence ATGGCGCAGGTGAAGGCAGTGCTGCTGGACCTGGGCAACGTCCTCGTCTTCCACGACAACACCCTGCTCTTCTCCCGGCTGGGTGCCCGCGCGGGCCTGGAGGCCGCGGAGGTGGCCCGGCGGCTGACGGGCGCGGGGTGGACGGACGCCAACCGGGGCGTGCTGGGCGCGGAGGGCATCCGCCAGGACGTGTGCCGCGCGCTGGACGTGGACCTGCCCATGGCGGTGTTCGCCCCGCTGTGGAGCAGCCACTTCACGCTGCATGACGCCGTGTTGCCTCGCGTGGAGTCGCTCTTGGGCCGGGTGCGCGTGGGGCTGGTGTCCAACACCAACGCGCTGCACGTCGCCTACCTGCGCCCGCTGCTGCCGGTGCTCCAGCGCTTCGACAGCGTGGTGATGAGCTGCGAGGTGGGCCACGTGAAGCCGGAGCCGGACATCTTCCGGCTCGCGCTGGCGGGCGTGGGCTGCGCCCCGGAGGAGGCCGTCTTCTTCGACGACCTGCCCGAATTCGTCCAGGCCGCCGAGGCCGTGGGGATTCAAGGCCGGCTCTTCACCACCGCCGATGCCTTCGACGCGCAGCTCAAGGCCCTGGGTCTATGA
- a CDS encoding methyl-accepting chemotaxis protein, whose translation MALSLPGTKSLRGRLTLYATLLSVVPLLTLTWLQARSARQVMEEQIHASLLSEAEGVKDLLESTLAEREASARGWAEDPAVRAALRGDVSPADAMLGVLQSRYLTLNGIVVFDDTGRAISANTPALRDEYLRRQDEVRRSPWFAEAQQGRTSSEGITEEHPIFTGHVLSLAFPVLDPVSKHRMGVLLAAFDWAHVDQLVQPALARAHQRALKSFSITLQRPDGTPMYDSRGANAQGNDALLAVTAVNGTDVRDVADGWHFVARVDPAEAYAPVVRVSRVALLMAVGFIVLAVVGAWLLSHRISGPVLALRAAVTRLVSEGDLTQTLDVKAGNDEVGELAGAFGLLVFQLRETAQSLHTGTRVLSETVAELQTASTQQERNVARQAAALQQTQVTAQEIKQTSMLASEKAEDVLKRASMAEEVGRAGEGAIRDSLGGFSEILSQAEQMTERIAQLNERTQQIGGITQTVKDLADQSNMLALNAAIESVRSGEHGKGFGVVAREIRSLADQSIQATDRVREILGDLSSAILSTAKMTEQGYTHMESGLEQVRGTGERLKELAAIIQDNATAVRQIAGAVSQQNAGIAQIFSAVTDLSSMMNDTQESLAATTRAAKLLQDVSEQMQDVARAYRI comes from the coding sequence ATGGCCCTTTCTCTTCCTGGAACCAAGTCCCTTCGTGGACGCCTCACGCTCTACGCGACGCTGCTGTCGGTCGTCCCGCTGCTGACGCTGACCTGGCTCCAGGCCCGTAGCGCGCGGCAGGTGATGGAAGAGCAGATTCACGCGTCGCTGCTGAGCGAGGCCGAAGGCGTGAAGGACCTGCTGGAGTCGACGCTGGCCGAACGGGAGGCGAGCGCCCGCGGCTGGGCCGAGGACCCCGCGGTCCGTGCCGCGCTGCGGGGTGACGTGTCGCCCGCCGACGCCATGCTCGGCGTGCTCCAGAGCCGCTACCTCACCCTCAACGGCATCGTCGTCTTCGACGACACCGGCCGCGCCATCTCCGCCAATACCCCCGCCCTGCGCGACGAATACCTGCGCCGGCAGGACGAGGTGCGGCGCAGCCCCTGGTTCGCGGAGGCCCAGCAGGGGCGCACCAGCAGCGAGGGCATCACCGAGGAGCACCCCATCTTCACCGGCCACGTGCTGTCGCTGGCCTTCCCGGTGCTGGACCCGGTCTCCAAGCACCGGATGGGTGTGCTGCTGGCCGCCTTCGACTGGGCGCACGTGGACCAGTTGGTGCAACCGGCGCTGGCCCGTGCCCATCAGCGCGCACTGAAGAGCTTCTCGATTACCCTCCAGCGGCCGGACGGCACGCCGATGTACGACTCGCGCGGCGCGAACGCCCAGGGCAATGACGCGCTGCTGGCCGTCACGGCCGTCAACGGCACGGACGTGCGCGACGTGGCCGACGGCTGGCACTTCGTGGCGCGCGTGGACCCGGCGGAGGCCTACGCCCCGGTGGTGCGCGTGAGCCGGGTGGCGCTGTTGATGGCGGTGGGTTTCATCGTGCTGGCCGTCGTGGGCGCGTGGCTGCTGTCGCACCGCATCTCCGGTCCCGTGCTGGCCCTGCGCGCGGCGGTGACGCGGCTGGTGAGCGAGGGCGACCTCACGCAGACGCTGGACGTGAAGGCCGGCAACGACGAGGTGGGCGAGCTGGCCGGCGCCTTCGGCCTGCTGGTGTTCCAGCTGCGGGAGACGGCGCAGAGCCTGCACACCGGCACGCGAGTGCTCAGTGAGACGGTGGCGGAGCTGCAGACGGCGTCGACGCAGCAGGAGCGCAACGTGGCCCGTCAGGCCGCGGCCCTCCAGCAGACGCAGGTGACGGCGCAGGAAATCAAGCAGACGTCGATGCTGGCCTCGGAGAAGGCGGAGGACGTGCTCAAGCGCGCCTCCATGGCCGAAGAGGTGGGACGCGCGGGCGAAGGGGCCATCCGGGACAGCCTGGGCGGCTTCTCCGAAATCCTGTCCCAGGCCGAGCAGATGACGGAGCGCATCGCCCAGCTCAACGAGCGCACGCAGCAGATTGGCGGAATCACCCAGACAGTGAAGGACCTGGCGGACCAGTCCAACATGCTGGCGCTCAACGCCGCCATCGAGTCCGTCCGCTCCGGCGAGCACGGCAAGGGCTTTGGCGTCGTGGCGCGCGAGATTCGCAGCCTGGCGGACCAGTCCATCCAGGCCACGGACCGGGTGCGCGAAATCCTGGGCGATTTGAGCAGCGCCATCCTCTCCACCGCGAAGATGACGGAGCAGGGCTACACGCATATGGAGAGCGGCCTGGAGCAGGTGCGCGGCACCGGCGAGCGGCTGAAGGAGCTGGCCGCCATCATCCAGGACAACGCCACCGCGGTGCGGCAGATTGCCGGCGCGGTGAGTCAGCAGAACGCGGGCATCGCCCAGATTTTCAGCGCGGTCACGGACCTGTCCTCCATGATGAACGACACCCAGGAGAGCCTGGCGGCCACTACCCGGGCGGCGAAGCTGCTCCAGGATGTATCCGAGCAGATGCAGGACGTGGCCCGCGCTTATCGCATCTGA
- a CDS encoding host attachment protein has product MANGTLWILVGNASRARLFATDAKAEEDWRLVEEFHHDESRARQAELIEQADNPNAGTLHGPPAENEPNGRRELEHDRFARELSVFLDKAHDRHDFDKLVIAAPPGFLGRIRRSLSARVRQRVLLDVDSDYSNVPAKELPNRVPVI; this is encoded by the coding sequence ATGGCGAATGGGACGCTCTGGATTCTGGTGGGGAACGCAAGCCGGGCCCGCCTCTTCGCGACGGACGCGAAGGCGGAAGAGGACTGGCGGCTGGTGGAGGAGTTCCACCACGACGAGAGTCGGGCCCGTCAGGCAGAGCTGATTGAGCAGGCGGACAACCCCAATGCCGGCACCCTGCACGGCCCGCCGGCGGAGAACGAGCCCAATGGGCGACGGGAGCTGGAGCACGACCGCTTCGCCCGCGAGCTGTCCGTGTTCCTGGACAAGGCACATGACCGGCACGACTTCGACAAGCTGGTCATCGCGGCGCCGCCGGGATTCCTGGGGAGGATTCGCCGCTCGCTGAGCGCCCGGGTCCGGCAGCGCGTCCTCCTGGACGTGGACTCGGACTACTCCAACGTCCCGGCGAAGGAGTTGCCCAACCGGGTGCCTGTCATCTGA
- a CDS encoding MopE-related protein, whose amino-acid sequence MKTFESRLRVWCGLLLVAGAVGCTVNFPDDVPYTCTETADCGGDGYVCTSLPDNGPRYCCLPDPAEVCNGLDDDCDGLVDNLETACYTGPEGTLDVGLCHAGESICTRDASIACVGEVLPGLETCNGLDDDCDGAVDEDFDLKTDPGHCGACNNDCSFLQDCVNGECVRRQELDCANGQDDDGDGFTDCQDRADCPTNTQCGPLRSADENDYPRCQVNGVCL is encoded by the coding sequence ATGAAGACCTTCGAATCCCGGCTGCGCGTGTGGTGTGGCCTGTTGCTCGTCGCGGGCGCGGTGGGCTGTACGGTGAATTTCCCGGACGACGTGCCCTACACGTGCACGGAGACCGCCGACTGCGGCGGTGACGGCTACGTCTGCACGTCCCTGCCAGACAACGGGCCGCGGTACTGCTGCCTGCCGGACCCCGCGGAAGTCTGCAACGGCCTGGACGACGACTGCGACGGCCTGGTCGATAACCTGGAGACCGCCTGCTACACGGGGCCGGAAGGCACGCTCGACGTGGGTCTCTGTCACGCCGGTGAGTCTATCTGTACCCGGGATGCGAGCATCGCGTGCGTGGGGGAGGTGCTGCCCGGCCTCGAAACCTGCAACGGCCTGGATGACGACTGCGACGGGGCGGTGGATGAGGACTTCGACCTGAAGACGGACCCGGGCCACTGCGGCGCCTGCAACAATGACTGTTCCTTCCTCCAGGACTGCGTGAATGGCGAGTGCGTGCGCCGGCAGGAGCTGGACTGCGCCAACGGTCAGGACGACGACGGGGACGGCTTCACGGACTGCCAGGACCGCGCGGACTGCCCCACAAATACGCAGTGCGGGCCTCTCAGGTCGGCTGACGAAAACGATTATCCTCGCTGCCAGGTGAACGGAGTCTGTCTGTGA
- a CDS encoding serine/threonine-protein kinase: protein MGSDDAFMQTVQSRAEATVSDAGARASDELQEGSTLGNYQLEQFLGEGSMGRVFQARHTRLGRQVALKVLRPEHARDGGFVRRFFQEARTVNQINHEHIVEIFDFVDESATGGHVYCVMELLRGQSLSSLAQAEPLTLARIQRFVVQVCAALGAAHQVGVVHRDVKPDNLFVIHRAGQPDFVKVLDFGVAKLLTAEGGTTGTVDGTIIGTPAYMAPEQAAGLPVDARSDIYAVGNILYELISGKPPFQAPAFGHLVVQIITQPPPPLPSHLPSGEPVPPQLAELVMRCLSKEPEARPQSLAEVTTALLLLPASAQALTPAPAELALEASERPTHKVRVAVTGRWHRQAVVTVGTAALVVVAAVVTWSGMQPEPAPAAAPVAHAADVVARSVAEAPAAPAAALQLLPPVTLTVRSFPEGAQVLRLDTGELLGVTPLVKQVSGESAPLRLRVELAGYAPLERMVNLDKHAELEVPLVKALPSPRQKPAAGTQRATDKKSRARPVTQ, encoded by the coding sequence ATGGGCTCCGATGACGCCTTCATGCAGACCGTGCAGTCCAGGGCCGAGGCCACCGTGAGTGACGCGGGGGCCCGAGCCAGTGACGAGCTCCAGGAGGGCTCCACGCTGGGGAACTACCAGTTGGAGCAGTTCCTGGGCGAAGGGTCCATGGGCCGGGTGTTCCAGGCGCGGCACACGCGGCTGGGGCGCCAGGTGGCGCTCAAGGTCCTGCGGCCGGAGCACGCGCGGGACGGCGGCTTCGTGCGGCGCTTCTTCCAGGAGGCCCGCACCGTCAATCAAATCAACCACGAGCACATCGTGGAGATTTTCGACTTCGTCGACGAGAGCGCGACGGGCGGGCACGTCTACTGCGTGATGGAGCTGCTGCGCGGGCAGAGCCTGAGCTCGCTGGCGCAGGCGGAGCCGCTGACGCTGGCGCGTATCCAGCGCTTCGTGGTGCAGGTGTGCGCGGCGCTCGGCGCGGCCCACCAGGTGGGCGTGGTGCACCGGGACGTGAAGCCGGACAACCTCTTCGTCATCCACCGCGCGGGCCAGCCGGACTTCGTGAAGGTGTTGGACTTCGGTGTCGCGAAGCTGCTCACCGCCGAGGGGGGCACCACCGGGACGGTGGACGGCACCATCATCGGGACGCCCGCGTACATGGCGCCGGAGCAGGCCGCGGGCCTGCCGGTGGATGCGCGCTCCGACATCTACGCGGTGGGCAACATCCTCTACGAGCTCATCTCCGGAAAGCCGCCCTTCCAGGCGCCGGCCTTTGGCCATCTGGTGGTGCAGATCATCACCCAGCCGCCGCCGCCGCTGCCCTCGCACCTGCCGTCCGGTGAGCCCGTGCCGCCGCAACTGGCGGAGCTGGTGATGCGCTGCCTGTCGAAGGAGCCCGAGGCCCGGCCGCAGAGCCTGGCGGAGGTGACGACAGCGCTCCTCCTGTTGCCCGCGTCCGCCCAGGCGCTGACGCCCGCGCCCGCGGAGCTGGCGCTGGAGGCCTCCGAGCGGCCCACGCACAAGGTGCGGGTGGCGGTGACGGGGCGCTGGCACCGCCAGGCGGTGGTGACGGTGGGGACCGCGGCGTTGGTGGTGGTGGCCGCGGTGGTCACCTGGTCCGGCATGCAGCCGGAGCCCGCTCCCGCCGCGGCCCCAGTGGCCCATGCGGCCGACGTCGTGGCCCGGTCTGTCGCCGAAGCTCCGGCCGCGCCCGCCGCCGCGCTCCAACTGCTTCCGCCCGTCACGCTCACGGTGCGCTCCTTCCCGGAGGGCGCGCAGGTGCTGCGCCTGGACACGGGCGAGCTGCTGGGCGTGACGCCGCTGGTGAAGCAGGTGTCCGGTGAGTCCGCGCCGCTGCGCCTGCGCGTGGAGCTGGCCGGCTATGCCCCGCTGGAGCGGATGGTGAACCTGGACAAGCACGCCGAGCTGGAGGTGCCGCTGGTGAAGGCGCTGCCTTCGCCCCGGCAGAAGCCCGCGGCCGGGACGCAGCGCGCGACAGACAAGAAGAGCCGCGCGCGCCCTGTCACGCAGTAG
- a CDS encoding FHA domain-containing protein: protein MARALLLSLLVRQHMALKEKFRAKYPHPWLVWEAGAWNVPEVVEGNVAATRLPLTDLRDCLPAGDALCFELVGHTDGSPLRLGRASNNALVVNDATVSREQLHLSPTLEGRWSVTRVAASRPVTLGGTALEPEQPTVLQPGAQLHVGDVRLTFHEAEDFNERIGRIAAQVLAQTAAPR, encoded by the coding sequence ATGGCTCGCGCTCTGCTGCTCTCGCTGCTCGTGAGGCAGCACATGGCTCTCAAGGAGAAGTTTCGCGCCAAGTACCCACACCCGTGGCTGGTGTGGGAGGCGGGCGCTTGGAATGTCCCCGAAGTGGTGGAGGGCAACGTGGCCGCCACGCGGCTGCCGCTGACGGACCTGCGGGACTGCCTGCCCGCCGGTGACGCACTGTGCTTCGAACTGGTGGGCCACACGGACGGCAGTCCGCTGCGGCTGGGCCGGGCCTCGAACAACGCGCTGGTCGTCAATGACGCCACCGTGTCGCGCGAGCAGCTCCACCTGTCCCCCACCCTGGAAGGACGCTGGTCGGTGACGCGCGTGGCCGCCTCCCGGCCGGTGACGCTGGGCGGCACGGCCCTGGAGCCGGAGCAGCCCACCGTGCTCCAGCCCGGCGCGCAGCTTCATGTGGGTGACGTGCGCCTCACCTTCCACGAGGCGGAGGACTTCAACGAGCGCATTGGCCGCATCGCCGCCCAGGTGCTCGCCCAGACGGCGGCGCCCCGCTGA
- a CDS encoding alpha/beta hydrolase — MRRLLAAVFCAAAVLAACEDDSPPPPTPPPPSTETYPDAGTRPDAGTQEPWACQRSTTVHNAPMRLLTRLQLEMSRATSSAQRTEAIDRFVAEVEEQGGRPLVSDVKAGRPRVAFFVRGEAGRDTFVAGDFNGWAATATPLVQVRDTDLYVAEVEVPRTGPQPYKLVKDGDFIADPGARNVAWDNFNRYDVGQFNSLIYPELQDAAKGRLTAWYDVPATVLGDVRDVFVYTPAAYDGRECPALPVMYLHDGNESLTRESFAESADTHYAARPEDSAVLVFVALPDQSVRLAQYTFPPARAPGWPTPRGDDYLAFLRDDLMPRVEASYRVKTGPRETGIAGASLGGLISVYAGFQMPEKFGFVGSQSGTLFWPHDGEVDRDDGNAMILRAGQEPVVPVRFYVDHGSPVAGCTRDGEEGGDDCQSNLQFVEALRGRGYGVAHWNEPGAEHDWAFWKRRLPKLLCNFRNEAPAVCGL; from the coding sequence ATGCGTCGCCTGCTCGCCGCCGTGTTCTGCGCCGCTGCCGTGCTGGCGGCTTGTGAAGACGATTCCCCACCGCCTCCCACGCCGCCGCCTCCCTCCACGGAGACGTACCCGGACGCCGGCACGCGCCCGGACGCGGGCACCCAGGAGCCGTGGGCCTGCCAGCGGAGCACGACGGTGCACAACGCGCCCATGAGGCTGCTCACCCGGCTGCAGTTGGAGATGAGCCGCGCCACGTCCTCCGCGCAGCGCACGGAGGCCATCGACCGCTTCGTGGCGGAGGTGGAGGAGCAGGGCGGCCGGCCCCTGGTGAGTGACGTCAAGGCGGGTCGTCCTCGCGTGGCCTTCTTCGTGCGAGGCGAGGCCGGCCGGGACACCTTCGTCGCCGGCGACTTCAACGGCTGGGCCGCCACGGCCACGCCGCTGGTGCAGGTTCGGGACACCGACCTGTATGTGGCGGAGGTGGAGGTACCGCGCACCGGCCCGCAGCCGTACAAGCTGGTGAAGGACGGCGACTTCATCGCGGACCCGGGCGCGCGCAACGTCGCGTGGGACAACTTCAACCGGTACGACGTGGGGCAGTTCAACTCGCTCATCTACCCGGAGCTCCAGGACGCCGCGAAGGGCCGGCTCACCGCGTGGTACGACGTGCCCGCCACGGTGTTGGGGGATGTGCGCGACGTCTTCGTCTACACGCCGGCGGCGTATGACGGGCGGGAGTGCCCGGCCCTGCCGGTGATGTACCTCCACGACGGCAACGAGAGCCTGACGCGCGAGTCCTTCGCGGAATCGGCGGACACGCACTACGCGGCGCGGCCGGAGGACTCGGCGGTGCTCGTATTCGTGGCGCTGCCGGACCAGTCCGTGCGTCTGGCGCAGTACACCTTCCCGCCCGCGCGCGCGCCGGGCTGGCCCACGCCGCGCGGGGATGACTACCTGGCCTTCCTCCGTGACGACCTGATGCCGCGCGTGGAGGCGTCCTACCGCGTGAAGACGGGCCCGCGGGAGACGGGCATCGCCGGCGCGTCGCTGGGCGGCCTCATCTCCGTCTACGCGGGCTTCCAGATGCCGGAGAAGTTCGGCTTCGTGGGCTCCCAGTCCGGCACGCTGTTCTGGCCCCACGACGGGGAGGTGGACCGCGACGACGGCAACGCGATGATTCTCCGCGCGGGCCAGGAGCCGGTGGTGCCGGTGCGCTTCTACGTGGACCACGGCTCACCCGTGGCGGGCTGCACGCGGGACGGCGAGGAGGGTGGGGACGACTGCCAGTCCAACCTGCAGTTCGTGGAGGCGCTGCGCGGCCGCGGCTACGGCGTGGCCCACTGGAACGAGCCCGGCGCCGAGCACGACTGGGCCTTCTGGAAGCGGCGCCTGCCGAAGCTGCTGTGCAACTTCCGCAACGAGGCCCCAGCGGTGTGCGGCCTGTAG
- a CDS encoding ATP-grasp domain-containing protein gives MDVAVLTFEGLPQLDAFDASLLPALAALGVEARPVVWDDPAMDWKTVRLALVRNTWDSHLRRDAFVAWADKVGRLTQLHNPAPVLRWNTHKHYLRELEEKGVLVTPTTWVRKGDTLDVGELAFRHGWDAVVLKPAVSAGALKTHIFPRAEAHVATARLAEMTREGDVMVQPYLTAFETEGERSYVFFDGVLSHAVRRPPTLLDAPRGFSEPTAFTPEDAAELRLAESVLEAVGRPLLYARVDVATDNAGQARLQELEATEPRLFLSLDAGAAGRLARAIVAKL, from the coding sequence ATGGACGTCGCCGTCCTCACCTTCGAAGGCTTGCCTCAACTCGATGCCTTTGACGCATCGCTGCTGCCCGCGCTCGCGGCCCTGGGCGTGGAGGCCCGGCCCGTCGTCTGGGATGACCCGGCCATGGACTGGAAGACGGTGCGGCTGGCCCTGGTGCGCAACACGTGGGACAGCCACCTGCGCCGCGACGCCTTCGTCGCCTGGGCGGACAAGGTGGGCCGCCTCACGCAGCTCCACAATCCCGCGCCCGTGCTGCGCTGGAACACGCACAAGCACTACCTGCGCGAACTGGAGGAGAAGGGCGTGCTGGTGACGCCCACCACCTGGGTGCGGAAGGGAGACACGCTCGATGTGGGCGAGCTAGCGTTCAGGCACGGCTGGGACGCGGTGGTGCTCAAGCCCGCCGTGTCCGCGGGAGCGCTCAAGACGCACATCTTCCCGCGCGCGGAGGCCCACGTCGCCACCGCCCGGCTGGCGGAAATGACTCGCGAGGGCGATGTCATGGTGCAGCCCTACCTCACCGCCTTCGAAACGGAGGGCGAGCGCAGCTACGTCTTCTTCGACGGCGTCCTCAGCCACGCGGTGCGCCGGCCACCCACGCTGCTGGACGCGCCGCGCGGCTTCTCCGAGCCCACCGCCTTCACGCCCGAGGACGCGGCCGAGCTGCGGCTGGCAGAGTCCGTGCTGGAAGCGGTGGGCCGCCCCCTGCTCTACGCCCGCGTGGACGTGGCCACCGACAACGCGGGCCAGGCGCGGCTGCAAGAGCTGGAGGCCACCGAGCCGCGCCTGTTCCTGTCGCTCGATGCGGGGGCCGCGGGCCGGCTGGCCCGCGCCATCGTCGCGAAGCTGTGA